DNA from Lentibacillus amyloliquefaciens:
ACTGACACGTATCATTTCGTCTTTAGTGATTTTCTCCTCATCAAGCGCTTCCATAATCAGTAATAGAGTCATAACTTTGGTCATACTTGCAGGCGGCAGTTTTTCGTGCATGTTTTTATCAAACAGCATTTTCCCGGTATCACGTTCGATTAGAACAGCTGACCTGGAATCGGGAGCCAAATTCAGTTCCTGCTCTCGGTCATTGTCCGGGCCTTCCTCCCCGAATACTGTTAATGGCAACAATAGCGTTACAAATAAGATGATGCTAGTCAATATCACATGCTTTTTCATTGTCCACCCTCCAACATCAAATATAGTTTTAGGGTTGCCATTTGAAGTTGCTCTTATACACTAAAAAACGCATACTTAAAATCAGTATGCGTTGTATCATTCAGGGGGGTTATTCTGTTATATTGTCATAAATTAATGGCGGTGCTTCAACGGGATCATTCGTGATCATAATACTTTCATATAATTTTTCTTTCACATGCGCTACTTCATCGGTGCTTGCGTGAATCTTCAGTAATGATTCACCTTTGCTGATGTGATCTCCCACTTTTTTGTCGAGCACTATGCCGACAGCTAAATCAATCTCGGAGTCTTTCGTTGCCCTGCCAGCACCAAGCATCATCGCAGCAGTTCCAATATTATCGGCTATGATTTCTGAGATCCTGCCTGATTGCTTGGCAGGAAGATCAAACGTATGAACAGCTTGTGGCAATAAGTCAGTATTATCAACAACACGTGCATCGCCGCCTTGGGATTTCAGAAATTGTTTGAACTGTTCCAACGCCTTGCCGTTATTCAGATTTTCACTGAGACGTTCTCTTGCTTCCTCAAGTGTATCCGCTTTGTTCGCCAACACAACCATTTGGCTGCCGAGTTCCAGACACAATTCTGTCAGATCTTCAGGACCATTGCCACGCAATGTGGCAATGGCTTCTTCAACTTCCAAAGCGTTTCCTATGGCATTTCCCAGCGGCTGGCTCATATCAGAAATGACTGCCATTGTATTGCGGCCAACACGATTTCCGATTGATACCATTGCCCCGGCTAATTCTTTTGCCTCATCAAGCTCTTTCATGAAGGCTCCGGCACCGGTTTTAACATCCAGCACAATGGCATCAGCACCGGAGGCAATTTTTTTACTCATAATCGAACTTGCTATCAAGGGAATTGAGTTTACTGTTGCTGTCACATCACGCAGACTATACAATTTTTTGTCTGCCGGTGCCAGATTACCTGTCTGACCGACGACAGCCACTTTATTTTGGTTAACAAGGTCAACAAATTCGTCACTGGTGATTTCAACATGGAAACCCGGAACTGATTCAAGCTTATCAATTGTGCCGCCGGTATGTCCCAGTCCCCGTCCGCTCATTTTGGCCACTGGCACACCAAGTGAGGCGACCAATGGAGCGAGAATCAAAGTTGTGGTGTCACCCACACCGCCTGTTGAATGCTTATCCACTTTTATGCCGGATATAGCAGAGAGGTCAATTTGGTCACCGGATTCCACCATTGTTGAAGTTAATTCAGCACGTTCTTCTTCCGTCATATCCTGAAAAAATACAGCCATTAAAAAAGCACTGGCTTGATAGTCCGGGATTTCACCATTGGTATAGCCATTGATGAAAAAACGGATTTCTTCACGCGTCAGCTTTTCACCATCGCGTTTTTTTTCAATAATGTCATATATTCGCATAAAATCACCTTTATTCATTAATTTGGCAGTGTACGGATGATTTCTTTAACAAATCGCAGAAAATCCTCACGTACTCGTGCCGTTGTCTGGATTACTTCATCATGCGTAAGCGGCTGATTAAGGATGCCGGCAGCCATATTTGAAATGCAGGAAATACCTAATACACGCAGTCCGGCATGGGCTGAAACAATTGCTTCAGGAACCGTCGACATACCAACAGCATCGCCGCCAAGCGTGCGCAGCATATTAATCTCTGCCGGTGTTTCATATGCCGGACCGGAATTAGCGACATAGACACCTTCCTGAACATCCAATTCTAATTTCACTGCACTATCCTTTGCATGAGCCAAATAGTCTGCATTATACACTTGGGACATATCCGGGAACCGTTCCCCAAGCGTATCATCATTTGGTCCGAGCAGCGGGTTATCTCCCATATTATTAATATGGTCTGTGATCAGCATTAGATCACCTGGGTTATATTGCTTATTAATCCCGCCGGCTGCATTTGTAATCATAATCGAATCGATTCCCAATTCTTTCATAACACGAACGGGAAATGTGACTTGCTGCATCGAATAGCCTTCATAATAATGAAAGCGTCCCTGCATGGCAATGACTTGCTTTCCCTCCAGATCCCCTATGACAAGCTGCCCTTTATGACCGGAGACGGTTGACTCCGGAAAGTGCGGGACATCTTTATAAGAAATTGTCACCGGGTTTTCTATTTCTTCTGCCAGAACACCGAGACCGGATCCTAAAATAAGACCAATTTCAGGACTGGTTGTCAGTTTGTCATGAATATATGCAGTGGCATCTTTTATCATTGTGTGATGCATGAGTTAACCCCTCTCTATTATGAATATACTGTTATTGGTCAATATCATTCAAAAAACTATTTCCATGTTCAGGCAT
Protein-coding regions in this window:
- a CDS encoding pyrimidine-nucleoside phosphorylase yields the protein MRIYDIIEKKRDGEKLTREEIRFFINGYTNGEIPDYQASAFLMAVFFQDMTEEERAELTSTMVESGDQIDLSAISGIKVDKHSTGGVGDTTTLILAPLVASLGVPVAKMSGRGLGHTGGTIDKLESVPGFHVEITSDEFVDLVNQNKVAVVGQTGNLAPADKKLYSLRDVTATVNSIPLIASSIMSKKIASGADAIVLDVKTGAGAFMKELDEAKELAGAMVSIGNRVGRNTMAVISDMSQPLGNAIGNALEVEEAIATLRGNGPEDLTELCLELGSQMVVLANKADTLEEARERLSENLNNGKALEQFKQFLKSQGGDARVVDNTDLLPQAVHTFDLPAKQSGRISEIIADNIGTAAMMLGAGRATKDSEIDLAVGIVLDKKVGDHISKGESLLKIHASTDEVAHVKEKLYESIMITNDPVEAPPLIYDNITE
- a CDS encoding purine-nucleoside phosphorylase encodes the protein MHHTMIKDATAYIHDKLTTSPEIGLILGSGLGVLAEEIENPVTISYKDVPHFPESTVSGHKGQLVIGDLEGKQVIAMQGRFHYYEGYSMQQVTFPVRVMKELGIDSIMITNAAGGINKQYNPGDLMLITDHINNMGDNPLLGPNDDTLGERFPDMSQVYNADYLAHAKDSAVKLELDVQEGVYVANSGPAYETPAEINMLRTLGGDAVGMSTVPEAIVSAHAGLRVLGISCISNMAAGILNQPLTHDEVIQTTARVREDFLRFVKEIIRTLPN